In Salmonella enterica subsp. enterica serovar Typhimurium str. LT2, a single window of DNA contains:
- a CDS encoding putative TPR repeat protein (similar to E. coli orf, hypothetical protein (AAC73745.1); Blastp hit to AAC73745.1 (327 aa), 32% identity in aa 130 - 322, 32% identity in aa 60 - 242, 32% identity in aa 17 - 168, 33% identity in aa 59 - 204, 23-1073758628dentity in aa 23 - 106), translating to MPLPYDKEKKLWKVTGWYLESSEETGEVMQSKQIAFEGYTNEENFANRQRVSVFKSFYESGNLKSIYHYNAQNKRDGKAETYFDEKDKIAETLTFKDGQPEGEYIVYHENGAVESKRYFAQGKIKDGECPHFYDNGVLKQKHSYLNQKLEGPAFEYFPDGKIKGKYSYSKGTIVGTSTEYYSTGKIRGVYHRNNQGENDGTFEQYSEEGKLLSKATYKNGKQLSAQSWYENGHPKEESSFDSEGRKHGAVKEWFSNGKPASSKMYKHDVLDGDFEKWYENGHRESVYPYKNGMLNGDAKHWNEQGKLTYTTEYKDDKKQGADRRWSERTGKLVEEVMFANDERNGLKREFNDRTGKVLSALPYVDGDKEGTEEAYDEDGIKYIRCYHNDEELSELYAPTDVTNKAKQGDSTAQYHLGKYEFECTNYDAAMKWLTQSAEQNHPGALLFLAYAYNDGDGVAQDSKKYLSYLFKAAELGESDAQLEVGYLNLIGEGMPKNLPEAYKWIKKSADQGNAQAHYNLGLMYRNGDGVEKDLNKAKLHLTAAVKGGVKPALAALKELTPQTK from the coding sequence ATGCCCCTCCCCTATGACAAAGAGAAAAAATTATGGAAAGTCACCGGCTGGTATCTGGAATCCTCAGAAGAAACAGGGGAGGTGATGCAGAGTAAACAGATAGCCTTTGAAGGCTATACCAACGAAGAAAACTTCGCTAACCGACAACGTGTTTCTGTATTTAAATCTTTCTATGAAAGCGGCAATCTCAAAAGTATTTATCATTATAATGCGCAAAATAAGCGTGACGGAAAAGCTGAAACTTACTTTGATGAAAAAGACAAAATAGCGGAAACGCTGACGTTTAAAGATGGTCAACCCGAAGGGGAATACATCGTATACCATGAAAACGGAGCCGTTGAAAGTAAACGTTACTTTGCCCAAGGTAAAATTAAAGATGGCGAATGCCCACATTTTTATGATAACGGCGTTTTAAAACAAAAACACAGCTATTTAAATCAGAAACTGGAAGGCCCGGCATTTGAATATTTCCCTGATGGGAAAATAAAGGGGAAATATTCATACAGTAAAGGCACCATTGTCGGCACCAGTACGGAATATTATTCTACCGGTAAAATTCGTGGTGTTTACCACAGAAATAACCAAGGTGAAAACGACGGAACGTTCGAACAATACAGTGAAGAGGGCAAACTCCTTTCTAAAGCGACCTATAAAAATGGCAAACAGCTTTCTGCTCAGAGCTGGTATGAAAATGGGCATCCCAAAGAAGAATCCTCTTTTGATAGTGAAGGCCGTAAACATGGTGCGGTCAAAGAATGGTTCAGCAACGGAAAGCCTGCCTCATCCAAAATGTATAAACATGATGTGTTAGACGGGGATTTCGAAAAGTGGTACGAAAATGGTCACCGCGAATCAGTCTATCCCTATAAAAACGGTATGCTAAATGGGGACGCTAAGCACTGGAATGAACAGGGCAAACTCACCTATACCACCGAATATAAAGACGATAAAAAGCAGGGAGCCGATCGCCGCTGGAGCGAACGTACCGGTAAACTTGTTGAAGAGGTTATGTTTGCTAATGATGAAAGAAACGGCCTGAAAAGAGAGTTTAACGATCGTACGGGTAAGGTCTTAAGTGCGCTGCCCTATGTCGATGGCGACAAGGAAGGTACAGAAGAAGCCTATGATGAAGACGGCATAAAATACATCCGTTGTTACCACAACGATGAAGAGCTTTCAGAGCTATATGCGCCGACTGACGTCACCAATAAGGCAAAGCAGGGTGACAGCACTGCGCAATATCATTTAGGTAAGTATGAGTTTGAATGCACAAACTACGATGCGGCGATGAAATGGTTAACTCAGTCCGCAGAGCAAAATCATCCCGGCGCGCTTCTCTTTTTGGCCTATGCGTACAACGACGGTGATGGCGTAGCGCAAGACAGTAAAAAATATCTCTCCTATTTATTCAAAGCGGCAGAGCTTGGCGAAAGTGATGCGCAGTTAGAAGTGGGATATTTAAATCTTATCGGCGAAGGAATGCCGAAAAACCTGCCGGAAGCCTATAAGTGGATTAAAAAATCCGCTGACCAGGGAAATGCTCAGGCGCACTATAACCTTGGACTCATGTACAGGAATGGTGATGGCGTTGAGAAAGACCTCAACAAAGCCAAACTTCATCTTACAGCGGCGGTAAAAGGCGGCGTCAAACCTGCACTGGCAGCCTTAAAGGAATTAACGCCTCAAACTAAGTAA